Part of the Candidatus Eremiobacteraceae bacterium genome is shown below.
CCGAGATCGAGCGCACGATCGCGCAGGGACGCCAATCCAAAGAGCCGCTGCCCGTATGACCGAAGCCGCGCTCGCGCGCGTCTTCGATGATGTCGTCGGCTGGCGACGCCGCATCCACGAACATCCCGAGCTCGGCTTCGAGGAGCAGCGCACCAGCGCACTCGTCGAGGAGACGCTGCGCGCCGCAGGCATCGCGACGACGCGCGTCGCGAAGACGGGCGTCATGGGCGTGCTCAAAGGCGGTAAGCCCGGCAAGACGGTCGCGTTCCGCGCCGATATGGATGCCCTGCCGCTCGACGAGCGCAGCGGCGAACCGTTCTCTTCCAAAGTGCCAGGCGTGATGCACGCCTGCGGCCACGACGCGCACACCGCGATGCTGCTCGGCGCCGCGGTCTCGCTTGCCGCCGAGCGCGATACGCTTGCAGGCACGATCAAGTTCTTCTTCCAGCCGGCCGAAGAGGGGCCCGGCGGCGCGTTGCCGATGATCGAAGCCGGCGTGATGCGCGATCCGGATGTCGACGCCGTCTTGATGCTGCACGTCACGCCGTTGCTGCCCGCCGGCACGTTCGGCACCAAGCATGGCGCGATGTCGGCATCGTGCGACGACTTCGCGGTCACCGTCCGCGGTCGCGGCGGGCATGGCGCCTATCCGCACGGCGCGGTTGACACGATCCCGATCGCCGCGGAGATCGTCACCTCGTCGCAGCGCATCGCCAGCCGCGAGATCGATCCGCTGCAGCCGGTCGTCATCTCGATCGGCGTCATCCGCGGCGGCTACCGGCGCAACATCATCGCCGACCGGACGGTGCTCGAGGGCACCATCCGCTGTCTGGACGAGACGGTGCGCAAGGGCATCCCCGACCGGCTCG
Proteins encoded:
- a CDS encoding amidohydrolase, whose translation is MTEAALARVFDDVVGWRRRIHEHPELGFEEQRTSALVEETLRAAGIATTRVAKTGVMGVLKGGKPGKTVAFRADMDALPLDERSGEPFSSKVPGVMHACGHDAHTAMLLGAAVSLAAERDTLAGTIKFFFQPAEEGPGGALPMIEAGVMRDPDVDAVLMLHVTPLLPAGTFGTKHGAMSASCDDFAVTVRGRGGHGAYPHGAVDTIPIAAEIVTSSQRIASREIDPLQPVVISIGVIRGGYRRNIIADRTVLEGTIRCLDETVRKGIPDRLERIVKGICDAHRASYDIEFEFGYPSVYNAPELVDRAVSILRDAGDTVVMIPEPSMGAEDFAYFAQRAPGCYLRLGVGFPGVDDPAMTHSPEFRLDERALTSGVRAFRALAHALPARV